A single genomic interval of Spirosoma linguale DSM 74 harbors:
- a CDS encoding response regulator receiver protein (PFAM: LytTr DNA-binding region~KEGG: sml:Smlt2226 putative transmembrane sensory transduction protein LytT), producing MKTMNQPAPFSSRPFVYFCVRSARPLSALTTILSPVTDPPLDYPDRRFRLVGSLVVSYLVDTIARTESLIDRLGNAAFYIDLFGGFLMVAVVWEVIRAVVIRLDRRLDWFGQTTRRLGVQLVAGVAFPALLSFLLTLVYMQVMWQQNIFDAGWLDTEFYLVLLLIVFINVYYFTFWLYGRHKRTPAIQPVSSVQNTSSVSQPGPIQVVKGEKIRLLAPPTVAYAFLKDGYCYIKTFDADVFVTTFVLDDLSEKLSPADFFRANRQVIVNRVAIQSYRSIGNGKIDVQITPDFGEELIVSQKRAKAFREWIGGRSAKSTED from the coding sequence ATGAAGACGATGAACCAGCCAGCCCCGTTTTCTTCCCGGCCCTTTGTTTATTTTTGCGTTCGTTCAGCACGCCCCCTCTCTGCATTGACTACCATACTTTCGCCCGTTACTGATCCACCCCTTGACTACCCGGACAGACGTTTTCGACTGGTTGGCAGTCTGGTCGTATCGTATCTGGTCGATACCATAGCCCGCACCGAATCACTGATAGACCGCCTGGGTAATGCCGCCTTTTACATTGATCTGTTTGGCGGCTTTTTGATGGTAGCAGTGGTTTGGGAGGTCATCCGAGCTGTCGTAATCCGGCTGGACCGGCGGCTGGACTGGTTCGGTCAAACGACCCGGCGGCTTGGTGTTCAGTTGGTGGCGGGCGTGGCCTTTCCGGCCTTGCTGAGCTTTCTACTTACGCTGGTCTATATGCAGGTCATGTGGCAGCAAAATATTTTCGACGCCGGTTGGCTCGATACCGAGTTCTACCTGGTTCTCCTCCTGATTGTTTTTATCAACGTTTACTACTTCACCTTCTGGCTGTATGGTCGGCATAAACGAACCCCGGCCATACAGCCCGTTTCGTCGGTGCAGAATACGTCGTCTGTATCCCAACCAGGCCCGATACAGGTGGTCAAGGGCGAAAAAATCAGGCTGCTGGCTCCCCCGACAGTAGCCTATGCTTTTCTGAAAGACGGATACTGCTATATTAAAACGTTCGATGCCGACGTGTTTGTGACCACCTTCGTGCTCGATGATCTCTCTGAAAAACTTAGCCCGGCCGATTTCTTTCGTGCCAACCGCCAGGTCATCGTCAACCGGGTAGCCATCCAGTCGTACAGGAGCATCGGGAACGGAAAAATTGACGTACAGATAACGCCGGATTTTGGGGAAGAACTTATTGTCAGCCAAAAGCGGGCCAAAGCCTTTCGAGAGTGGATAGGCGGGCGGAGTGCCAAATCGACTGAAGATTAG
- a CDS encoding RNA polymerase, sigma-24 subunit, ECF subfamily (TIGRFAM: RNA polymerase sigma factor, sigma-70 family~PFAM: sigma-70 region 2 domain protein; Sigma-70 region 4 type 2~KEGG: shl:Shal_3253 ECF subfamily RNA polymerase sigma-24 factor), which produces MPLHEEEFTQIYNTHFVKVLRLCKGYVNGDQAIATDLAQEVFMKVWQHRSQFRQEASVSTWIYRIAVNTRLLQRRKAAANKEVQTDTLPERAEDNDALATEERFQQMYRGIYQLNETARLIILLVLDGLPYEEIAGIVGISESLLRVKIHRIKKSLATLIQS; this is translated from the coding sequence ATGCCGCTACACGAGGAGGAATTCACTCAAATCTATAATACCCATTTTGTGAAGGTCTTGCGTCTTTGCAAAGGCTATGTAAATGGCGATCAGGCCATCGCAACGGATCTGGCGCAAGAGGTATTTATGAAAGTATGGCAACATCGAAGCCAATTTAGACAGGAGGCTTCGGTCAGTACCTGGATTTACAGGATAGCGGTTAATACGCGTCTGCTACAGCGCCGGAAGGCTGCTGCCAATAAGGAAGTTCAAACGGACACTCTTCCTGAGAGAGCTGAAGATAACGATGCATTGGCGACCGAGGAGCGATTTCAGCAAATGTATCGTGGAATTTACCAACTCAACGAGACCGCTCGCTTAATTATCTTACTGGTATTGGATGGGCTGCCCTACGAAGAAATTGCTGGTATTGTTGGTATTTCAGAAAGTTTGCTGCGAGTAAAAATTCACCGAATCAAAAAAAGCCTAGCTACCTTGATCCAGTCATGA
- a CDS encoding putative alpha/beta hydrolase fold precursor (KEGG: sml:Smlt0768 putative alpha/beta hydrolase fold precursor), with the protein MKITKLVWLFPILFLSSRLLAQQTAFTVKVTGRGEPVFLLPGFTCTADVWQETVAAISTNHECHAFTFAGFGGVPPIGLPWLPTIKTQLIEYIKNKNLHHVTIIGHSLGGTLGMWLVTAEPALFKKLIAVDALPCTGALLMPNFKASQMVYDNPFSKQQLAMDSAHFHQMARQMASGMSLNQTKHDQLVDWMMKADRKTYVYGYVDLLKLDLREELANTTVPVVILAATYPNRQQVETTWNQQLARLKEKHIYYADQSAHFIMYDQPAWFIARIRENLQ; encoded by the coding sequence ATGAAAATCACTAAGCTCGTCTGGCTTTTCCCAATTTTGTTCCTTTCTTCCCGTTTGCTGGCTCAACAAACGGCCTTTACAGTTAAGGTCACTGGTCGGGGAGAGCCCGTATTCTTATTACCAGGATTCACCTGTACCGCCGATGTGTGGCAGGAAACCGTTGCGGCTATCTCGACAAACCATGAATGTCATGCTTTTACGTTCGCCGGCTTTGGCGGTGTGCCGCCAATCGGGTTGCCCTGGCTGCCTACCATTAAGACTCAACTCATCGAGTACATTAAAAACAAGAACTTACATCACGTGACCATCATTGGCCATAGTTTGGGAGGAACCTTGGGTATGTGGCTAGTGACCGCCGAACCAGCTTTATTTAAGAAGCTCATTGCAGTGGATGCTTTACCCTGCACCGGTGCCTTACTTATGCCTAACTTTAAGGCAAGCCAGATGGTGTATGACAACCCTTTCAGTAAGCAACAACTGGCTATGGATAGTGCTCATTTTCATCAAATGGCCCGACAGATGGCTTCCGGGATGAGTTTGAACCAAACCAAACATGACCAACTCGTTGATTGGATGATGAAAGCGGACCGTAAAACCTACGTGTATGGATACGTCGATTTATTAAAGTTAGACTTGCGGGAGGAGCTGGCCAATACGACAGTGCCCGTGGTCATTCTGGCGGCTACCTATCCCAATCGGCAACAGGTTGAAACGACCTGGAATCAGCAACTTGCCAGGCTAAAGGAGAAGCATATTTACTATGCTGATCAATCCGCTCATTTTATTATGTATGACCAGCCTGCGTGGTTTATCGCCAGGATCCGAGAGAATCTCCAGTAA
- a CDS encoding response regulator receiver protein (PFAM: response regulator receiver~SMART: response regulator receiver~KEGG: nmu:Nmul_A1288 response regulator receiver domain-containing protein) has translation MADKQTPAFVLVDDDEDDRYFIRQALHQLRSSYPVVEFANGSDFIDYLKQELAEKGSERVLWMVLMDINMPLMNGVEVLKTMRQHPLWKQVPVIMFTSLPDQDKDLISFGATACIPKPLSVSELSKQMKTTFAPWLENPIVLE, from the coding sequence ATGGCAGATAAGCAAACTCCCGCTTTCGTGTTGGTCGATGATGATGAAGATGACCGGTATTTTATCCGTCAGGCACTTCATCAACTAAGAAGCTCGTACCCAGTGGTCGAATTTGCAAATGGAAGCGATTTCATTGACTACTTAAAGCAAGAATTGGCCGAAAAAGGCTCAGAAAGAGTGCTTTGGATGGTCCTTATGGATATTAATATGCCGCTAATGAATGGAGTCGAGGTTTTAAAAACGATGCGTCAACATCCTCTCTGGAAGCAGGTCCCAGTTATTATGTTTACATCCTTGCCTGATCAGGATAAAGATTTAATCTCTTTTGGTGCCACCGCCTGCATACCAAAGCCATTATCTGTTAGCGAGTTAAGCAAACAAATGAAAACAACGTTTGCACCCTGGTTAGAAAATCCTATTGTTCTCGAATAG
- a CDS encoding hypothetical protein (KEGG: xcv:XCV2823 TonB-dependent outer membrane receptor), which yields MRLLVTTSIAVLFLFCAGLTTWAQVTTSGLSGRITDAKNEALVGATVQATYTPTGTKYAAVTDVEGRYRINNMNAGGPYELVVTYVSYKTETRSDITLQLGETTNLNITLQDASTQLSEVVVKANREGERQGAGISVNSETIRRLPTISRSLTDMTRLTPQVSNNNSFAGTNFRYNNVTIDGAINNDAIGFSPSLGGSTGTTGQPGSSTRTNPVSLDAIQDIQVAVAPFDVRLGNFLGGSVNAVTRSGTNQVTGSVYGFGRNAALTGAWNGASNAKEKLPSTFHEYQTGVRVGFPLIKNKLFFFTNEEITRRQDPVQFQAGSPSSLIKDAALAQQLSDFVKANYGLDAGSYGDYAIYSNSTKFFNRLDWNINDKNQLTIRNNTVFSEATNLERDAANFRFGSIDFKQVNNQSSTVAELKSQFSGRASNSLILGYSSIHDYRNTLSNVRTFPQVEIGYNGGTIFLGNDREASIFNLRQKTFELTDNFTFYLGKNTFTVGTHNEFYTIDYGFVNSPNGRISYRNPTEFLAKLPNRVRGSYPFADGTNNLDNQFNNPYAHFNVNLLSFYVQDDIQVSDRLKLSPGVRLDYTGLPNKPTLSPLVTGSAGDPTNLGRTYSFTPLNQIANSYLNNVQISPRLGFTFDVNGDKSLVVRGGTGLFTGRIPFAWLGYAFYNNGVGYGAYDFNNNATATTKLVGDPLVANGGLLINNNPANGGVTRTQVDLIDNNFKMPQMFRNNLAVDYVVGGYKLTVEGLYTKVIQDLKFQQVNTKDVVRYYSYDTQQQQPIYVAANGSAGAQRIDNNFANAYLLSNTNKGYRYSLTGQIQRNFPFGFGFSTAYTYGKSFDLTNGIRNSMESNWQLNQSLTPNDPQLSYSNFDIRHRIVGTVNYRQVWNPRNATTVTLFYSLQSGTPFSWGYVNSTIDGTGQANSLAYIPRDLTEAQKLLPTGTQASDFMAFVESDSYLKTRKGNFTERNAGRTPWNNTMDLRFLHEFKLKGRQSVQISYDIINFLNLLDKTLGYSYFSPNTFNSTASIGLARATNPTSGDPTFTWTAPSAPYSIDPLGSRWQMQLGARYSF from the coding sequence ATGAGATTACTTGTAACAACATCAATAGCTGTATTATTCCTTTTTTGTGCTGGTTTGACGACCTGGGCTCAGGTAACGACCAGCGGACTTAGCGGTCGGATCACTGACGCTAAAAATGAAGCACTTGTAGGCGCCACTGTTCAGGCAACTTACACGCCCACCGGCACCAAATATGCCGCCGTAACCGATGTGGAAGGACGCTACCGGATCAATAACATGAATGCGGGTGGGCCTTACGAACTAGTAGTAACCTACGTTAGCTATAAAACCGAAACCCGTTCGGACATTACGCTACAGCTTGGCGAAACGACCAATTTGAACATCACCCTTCAGGACGCCAGTACCCAACTCTCGGAGGTTGTAGTGAAAGCAAACCGGGAAGGCGAACGCCAGGGCGCGGGCATTAGTGTCAACAGCGAGACGATTCGGCGGTTACCGACCATCTCCCGCAGCCTGACCGACATGACGCGGCTGACACCCCAGGTTAGTAACAACAACTCCTTTGCGGGCACCAACTTCCGCTACAACAACGTCACCATCGACGGCGCTATTAACAACGACGCCATTGGATTCAGCCCTTCGCTGGGTGGCTCAACGGGCACTACGGGGCAACCTGGTTCCAGCACACGTACCAACCCGGTTAGTCTGGATGCTATTCAGGACATTCAGGTAGCCGTAGCTCCTTTTGACGTTCGATTAGGTAACTTCCTGGGTGGTTCGGTCAATGCCGTTACCCGCAGCGGTACCAACCAGGTAACGGGTTCTGTTTACGGCTTTGGCCGTAATGCCGCCCTGACGGGTGCGTGGAACGGTGCTTCCAATGCCAAAGAGAAACTACCCAGCACCTTCCACGAGTATCAGACGGGCGTTCGGGTCGGTTTTCCGCTGATCAAGAACAAACTGTTCTTCTTTACCAACGAAGAGATCACCCGTCGGCAGGACCCCGTCCAGTTTCAGGCCGGTTCACCCAGTTCGCTCATCAAAGATGCGGCACTGGCTCAGCAACTGAGCGATTTTGTGAAAGCCAATTACGGTCTCGATGCTGGCTCGTATGGTGACTACGCCATATACTCCAATAGCACCAAGTTCTTCAACCGGCTGGACTGGAACATCAACGACAAAAACCAGTTGACCATCCGCAACAACACGGTTTTCTCGGAAGCGACTAACCTGGAGCGCGATGCGGCCAACTTCCGCTTCGGTAGTATCGACTTCAAACAGGTCAACAACCAGAGCAGCACCGTGGCCGAACTAAAAAGCCAGTTCAGCGGCCGGGCGTCAAACAGTCTGATTTTAGGGTACTCCAGCATCCACGACTACCGCAATACGCTGTCCAACGTGCGCACGTTCCCCCAGGTTGAGATCGGCTACAATGGCGGTACCATCTTTCTGGGCAACGACCGGGAGGCTTCCATTTTCAACCTGCGTCAGAAAACCTTCGAGCTCACCGACAACTTTACCTTCTACCTGGGCAAAAACACGTTTACGGTGGGTACGCACAACGAGTTTTACACCATCGACTATGGCTTTGTCAACTCGCCCAATGGTCGGATTTCGTACCGCAACCCGACTGAATTCCTGGCTAAACTACCCAACCGGGTTCGGGGTTCGTATCCCTTCGCCGATGGCACCAACAACCTCGACAACCAGTTTAACAACCCCTATGCCCACTTCAATGTCAACCTGCTCAGCTTCTATGTACAGGATGATATTCAGGTATCGGATCGGCTGAAACTGTCGCCGGGTGTGCGTCTGGACTACACCGGCCTACCCAATAAACCAACGCTCAGTCCGCTGGTAACCGGGTCGGCCGGCGACCCGACCAACCTGGGCCGAACCTACAGCTTCACCCCGCTTAACCAGATCGCCAATAGCTACCTCAACAACGTTCAGATTTCGCCCCGCCTTGGCTTCACCTTCGATGTCAATGGCGACAAGAGCCTGGTTGTTCGGGGGGGAACAGGCCTGTTCACGGGCCGTATTCCGTTTGCCTGGCTGGGCTATGCCTTCTACAATAATGGGGTAGGCTATGGCGCGTACGATTTCAACAACAACGCAACGGCCACGACGAAGCTGGTGGGTGATCCGCTCGTTGCGAACGGCGGTCTGCTGATCAACAACAACCCGGCCAACGGGGGCGTGACGCGTACACAGGTCGATTTGATTGACAACAACTTCAAGATGCCGCAGATGTTCCGTAACAATCTGGCCGTTGATTATGTGGTAGGCGGCTATAAACTCACGGTAGAAGGCCTGTACACAAAGGTGATCCAGGACCTGAAATTTCAACAGGTTAATACGAAGGATGTGGTTCGGTACTACAGCTACGATACCCAGCAGCAACAGCCCATTTATGTGGCCGCTAATGGCTCAGCGGGTGCACAGCGTATCGACAACAACTTTGCCAACGCTTATCTGCTCTCTAACACGAACAAGGGATACCGCTACAGCCTGACGGGACAAATTCAGCGGAACTTCCCATTCGGATTCGGCTTCTCAACGGCTTATACCTACGGCAAGTCGTTCGACCTGACCAACGGTATCCGCAACTCGATGGAATCGAACTGGCAGTTAAACCAGTCGCTGACGCCGAACGATCCGCAACTCTCGTACTCGAACTTCGATATCCGCCACCGCATTGTTGGTACCGTTAACTACCGCCAGGTCTGGAATCCCAGGAATGCAACGACGGTAACGCTGTTCTACTCGTTGCAATCGGGCACGCCTTTTTCGTGGGGCTATGTTAACTCGACCATCGATGGTACCGGACAGGCTAACAGCTTAGCCTATATCCCCCGTGACCTGACCGAAGCCCAGAAACTGCTGCCAACGGGTACCCAAGCCAGCGACTTTATGGCGTTCGTTGAATCAGATTCGTATCTGAAAACCCGAAAAGGAAACTTCACCGAACGCAATGCCGGTCGTACGCCCTGGAATAACACTATGGACCTGCGTTTCCTGCATGAGTTCAAGCTGAAAGGTCGTCAGTCGGTGCAGATCAGCTACGACATCATCAACTTCCTGAACCTGCTGGATAAGACCCTGGGGTACTCTTACTTTTCACCCAACACGTTCAATTCGACAGCTTCCATTGGTCTGGCACGGGCCACCAACCCAACCAGTGGCGACCCGACCTTTACCTGGACGGCTCCATCAGCTCCCTACTCCATCGATCCGCTGGGCTCACGCTGGCAGATGCAGCTTGGGGCGCGGTACTCTTTTTAG
- a CDS encoding transcriptional regulator, HxlR family (PFAM: helix-turn-helix HxlR type~KEGG: cps:CPS_1319 transcriptional regulator) has product MAKSNSDKKVTMLKLTPTPTHDCKKAILSIHDAMYVLGGKWKIRIIAGLLYGPKRYSDLLRDVCGISGKVLSRELKEMEMNRLVKRSVKTDKPITVIYELTDYGASTKEIIGVLADWGERHREIILQEPLVISHDEVPIVQ; this is encoded by the coding sequence ATGGCAAAAAGTAATAGTGACAAAAAGGTAACCATGTTAAAACTAACCCCAACCCCAACGCACGATTGTAAAAAAGCAATCCTGAGTATTCATGATGCCATGTATGTCTTAGGAGGTAAATGGAAGATACGTATCATCGCAGGTCTGCTATATGGTCCTAAACGCTATTCGGACCTCCTTCGGGATGTATGCGGGATATCTGGAAAGGTCCTCAGCAGGGAATTGAAGGAGATGGAAATGAACCGATTGGTAAAAAGGTCGGTCAAAACTGACAAACCGATCACCGTGATCTATGAGTTGACCGACTATGGCGCTTCGACTAAAGAGATCATTGGTGTTCTGGCTGACTGGGGCGAACGGCACCGGGAGATCATTCTGCAAGAGCCGTTAGTAATTTCACATGATGAGGTACCTATAGTGCAATAG
- a CDS encoding nitroreductase (PFAM: nitroreductase~KEGG: mmw:Mmwyl1_0326 nitroreductase) — MNVIENLEWRYATKKFSNEKVSAKDLTKILEATNLSASSTGLQPYRIFIIENDALRKELAEGSFNSQISESSHLLVFAAFDKVTADHISAYIAHIASERGIPVEALADFKAALIGGLLSRSDEENSAWAARQAYIALGTALIAAAELKIDSTPMEGFDATKFDALLGLQEKGLKSVVVLAIGYRDQDNDHFAKLKKVRLPLTDFATFFN, encoded by the coding sequence ATGAATGTTATCGAAAATCTGGAATGGCGTTATGCCACCAAAAAATTCAGCAACGAAAAAGTTTCGGCAAAAGATCTGACAAAAATTCTTGAAGCCACCAATCTTTCGGCTTCGTCTACCGGTCTCCAGCCATATCGCATCTTTATCATAGAAAATGATGCCCTTCGAAAAGAACTTGCCGAGGGCTCCTTCAATTCTCAGATCTCGGAGTCGTCGCATCTGTTGGTGTTTGCGGCTTTTGATAAAGTAACAGCAGATCACATTAGTGCCTACATCGCTCATATCGCGAGTGAACGAGGCATTCCTGTCGAGGCATTAGCTGATTTTAAGGCGGCATTGATAGGGGGACTTCTGTCAAGATCTGATGAGGAAAACTCGGCATGGGCGGCTAGACAAGCCTATATCGCTTTAGGTACAGCATTGATCGCTGCAGCTGAATTGAAAATAGATTCAACGCCCATGGAAGGCTTTGATGCGACCAAATTTGACGCCTTACTAGGCTTACAAGAGAAAGGTCTAAAGTCGGTCGTTGTGCTTGCGATCGGATATCGTGATCAGGATAATGACCACTTCGCTAAATTGAAAAAAGTCAGACTCCCGCTGACTGACTTCGCTACTTTCTTTAATTGA